A stretch of Microbulbifer sp. SAOS-129_SWC DNA encodes these proteins:
- a CDS encoding DUF4862 family protein: protein MGYFVGAYATAPVTESWDPAIQAEYFAGLKAMANVRGLEHPFTGALHPEDDDWFLANIDPQWDFVFTGMPGVMQRLGTDAGFGLASADEAGRQAALDFYEQARQAIHKLNRHLGRQAVTGLLIHAAPRVTGEETPDVAALTASLETLASWDWDGAELVLEHCDAKVAGQDADKGFLPLATEIEALAAANRNAGKPLGLCINWGRSALEARGVDGPVEHIQAAQAAGLLRGLMFSGVSGQESRYGAWRDTHMPPAQAFDIPAFEPCSLLTETEFRRCLQAAGALDFVGVKISVRPHALSVAERLAFIDGTLHILDKIGG, encoded by the coding sequence ATGGGCTATTTCGTTGGGGCCTACGCCACTGCCCCGGTCACCGAATCCTGGGATCCCGCCATCCAGGCCGAATATTTCGCCGGCCTGAAGGCGATGGCGAATGTCCGCGGGCTGGAGCACCCGTTCACCGGTGCGCTGCACCCGGAGGATGACGACTGGTTTCTGGCCAATATCGATCCACAGTGGGATTTCGTATTTACCGGTATGCCGGGCGTCATGCAGCGCCTCGGCACTGATGCCGGCTTCGGTCTCGCGTCCGCCGATGAGGCCGGGCGGCAGGCGGCGCTGGACTTCTACGAGCAGGCGCGGCAGGCCATTCACAAGCTCAACCGCCATCTGGGCCGCCAGGCCGTCACCGGGCTGTTGATCCACGCCGCTCCGCGGGTGACCGGGGAAGAAACGCCCGATGTGGCCGCCCTGACCGCGTCACTGGAAACCCTGGCCTCGTGGGACTGGGACGGCGCCGAGCTGGTGCTTGAGCACTGCGATGCCAAGGTCGCCGGGCAGGACGCCGACAAGGGCTTTCTGCCACTTGCCACGGAAATCGAGGCACTGGCCGCAGCCAACCGCAACGCCGGCAAACCGCTGGGCCTGTGTATCAACTGGGGCCGCTCCGCACTGGAAGCGCGCGGCGTGGATGGGCCGGTGGAGCACATCCAGGCGGCGCAGGCGGCCGGCTTGCTGCGCGGGCTGATGTTTTCCGGGGTGTCGGGGCAGGAGAGCCGCTACGGGGCCTGGCGCGACACCCATATGCCGCCGGCACAGGCATTCGATATCCCCGCATTCGAGCCCTGCTCACTGCTGACGGAAACGGAGTTCCGCCGCTGCCTGCAGGCTGCCGGTGCGCTCGACTTTGTCGGGGTCAAGATTTCGGTGCGCCCGCACGCTCTCAGCGTGGCCGAGCGGCTGGCGTTTATCGATGGGACCCTGCACATCCTGGATAAGATAGGCGGGTAA
- a CDS encoding glutamine synthetase family protein, with the protein MSRSDSRTWLDELPAAFQAYRNGRRLDEVECIIPDLNGMSRGKAMPLKNFSPDKPIFLPISIFYQTITGQDVEMDIVNQWAESDMVLVPDMSTAMAAPWAKQATLQIIHDLQDFDGKPIFCAPRNILKHVVGLYAQRGWKPVVAPELEFYLTKPNVDPNEPIQPPVGRSGRSGTALQSYSMSAVDEYGPVIDAIYDYAEAAGLHIDSVIQEDGAGQVEFNLTHGDPLLLADQVFYFKRIIKEAALNNGMFATFMAKPMRDQPGSAMHVHQSVVDIASGQNIFSDPHGEATTLFRHFIGGTQKHLIEVMPLIAPNVNSYRRFESAANSSAPTNLAWGFDNRATGLRVPHSGAPDRRLENRVIGVDTNPYLAIAASLACGYLGMINQIEPDAPAEGELDDKQQAQAYIPTTFDEALRIFEGAQEIHQVLGADFCQLYAEVKKEELRQFHREISPWEREHLLLNV; encoded by the coding sequence ATGAGCCGATCCGATAGCCGTACCTGGCTGGACGAATTACCCGCAGCTTTCCAGGCCTATCGCAATGGCCGCCGGCTGGACGAGGTGGAATGCATCATTCCCGATCTGAACGGCATGTCCCGCGGCAAGGCGATGCCGCTGAAAAATTTCTCCCCGGACAAACCCATCTTCCTGCCGATCTCCATTTTCTACCAGACCATTACCGGCCAGGATGTGGAAATGGATATCGTCAACCAGTGGGCGGAGAGCGATATGGTGCTAGTGCCGGATATGTCGACGGCGATGGCGGCGCCCTGGGCCAAGCAGGCCACCCTGCAGATTATTCACGATTTGCAGGACTTCGACGGCAAGCCGATTTTCTGTGCGCCGCGCAATATCCTCAAACACGTGGTCGGCCTGTATGCGCAGCGCGGCTGGAAGCCGGTGGTGGCGCCCGAGCTGGAGTTCTACCTGACCAAGCCGAACGTCGACCCCAACGAACCGATACAGCCACCGGTGGGCCGCAGCGGGCGTTCCGGTACGGCCCTGCAATCCTATTCCATGTCTGCCGTCGATGAATACGGCCCGGTGATCGATGCGATCTACGACTACGCCGAGGCCGCCGGCCTGCATATCGACTCGGTGATCCAGGAGGATGGCGCGGGTCAGGTGGAGTTTAACCTGACCCATGGCGACCCGCTGTTGCTGGCAGACCAGGTGTTTTATTTCAAGCGCATCATCAAGGAGGCGGCGCTGAACAACGGCATGTTTGCCACCTTCATGGCCAAACCCATGCGCGACCAGCCCGGCAGTGCCATGCACGTGCACCAGAGTGTGGTGGATATTGCCAGCGGGCAGAATATCTTCTCCGATCCGCACGGCGAGGCGACGACGCTGTTCCGCCACTTTATCGGCGGCACCCAGAAGCACCTGATCGAGGTGATGCCGTTGATCGCCCCGAACGTCAATTCCTACCGGCGCTTTGAGTCGGCGGCCAATTCCAGCGCACCCACCAACCTGGCCTGGGGTTTCGACAACCGCGCCACGGGCCTGCGCGTGCCCCACTCCGGCGCGCCGGACCGCCGCCTGGAGAACCGCGTGATCGGCGTGGACACCAACCCCTACCTGGCGATTGCCGCCAGCCTGGCGTGTGGGTACCTGGGCATGATCAACCAGATTGAACCCGACGCACCGGCCGAGGGCGAGCTGGATGACAAACAGCAGGCGCAGGCTTATATTCCCACTACCTTCGACGAGGCACTGCGCATCTTCGAAGGGGCGCAGGAGATTCACCAGGTGCTGGGCGCGGATTTCTGCCAGCTGTATGCGGAAGTCAAGAAAGAGGAGCTGCGCCAGTTCCACCGGGAGATTTCGCCGTGGGAACGCGAGCACCTGCTGCTGAACGTATAA
- a CDS encoding SRPBCC family protein: protein MKITVETQVSAPISKVWQDYTSPEAITQWNAASADWHTTRARVDLREGGHFSSRMEAKDGSMGFDFEGTYTKVVEHSLLEYTFGERTAQVEFIDGDSVTVRVSFDSEDSHSIEQQRDGWQSILDSFKRYVESVTA, encoded by the coding sequence ATGAAAATAACGGTAGAAACACAGGTGTCAGCGCCAATCAGCAAAGTCTGGCAAGACTACACCTCCCCGGAGGCGATCACCCAGTGGAATGCAGCCTCCGCAGACTGGCACACCACCCGCGCCAGGGTGGATCTGCGCGAGGGCGGCCACTTCAGCTCACGGATGGAGGCGAAGGACGGCAGTATGGGGTTCGACTTCGAGGGCACCTACACCAAAGTTGTCGAACACAGCCTGCTCGAGTACACATTCGGCGAGCGCACGGCGCAGGTGGAGTTTATCGACGGCGATTCGGTCACCGTACGCGTGAGCTTCGACAGTGAAGACAGCCACAGTATCGAACAGCAGCGCGATGGCTGGCAAAGCATCCTCGACAGTTTCAAGCGCTATGTGGAATCGGTAACGGCCTGA
- a CDS encoding DUF2750 domain-containing protein: MSKEELQAILELSTEDRYEVFLDLVGDEREVWILINPEQHFLKLHAEEQGDIEYLPVWPAAEFAAAYAGDDSDLAPKSIALPQFLKKWLSGLERDGIEIGVFPGPDGSVWITEPKDLEQDLRDELSRF; the protein is encoded by the coding sequence ATGAGCAAAGAAGAGCTGCAAGCCATCCTCGAACTGAGCACCGAAGACCGCTACGAGGTGTTCCTCGACCTGGTCGGTGACGAGCGCGAAGTCTGGATTCTGATCAACCCGGAGCAGCACTTCCTGAAACTGCACGCCGAAGAACAGGGGGATATCGAGTACCTGCCGGTGTGGCCCGCAGCGGAGTTCGCCGCGGCCTACGCGGGCGACGACAGCGACCTCGCACCGAAAAGCATCGCCCTGCCCCAGTTCCTGAAAAAATGGCTGTCCGGCCTGGAGCGCGACGGTATCGAGATCGGTGTTTTCCCCGGCCCCGACGGCAGCGTGTGGATTACCGAACCCAAAGACCTGGAACAGGACTTGCGCGACGAGCTGTCGCGTTTCTGA
- a CDS encoding tRNA-uridine aminocarboxypropyltransferase, translated as MKITLLTHERELQRKTNTGALALQHCGGLVERVVWARREPDTDLVGALERGEAVLVYPAGDCEPAPLQDFSRVILIDATWQEARKIYNRSPYLKAAPKAAIDPAAGSSYRLRRNQPQGGLCTAECVIEILRECGEEAAAERVQAAFEAFNQAP; from the coding sequence ATGAAGATCACCCTGCTGACCCACGAGCGCGAACTGCAGCGCAAGACCAATACCGGTGCGCTGGCCCTGCAACACTGCGGCGGCCTGGTGGAGCGCGTGGTGTGGGCCCGGCGCGAGCCGGATACGGACCTGGTCGGCGCGCTCGAGCGCGGCGAGGCGGTACTGGTTTACCCCGCCGGAGACTGCGAGCCTGCGCCGCTGCAGGATTTTTCCCGGGTGATCCTGATCGATGCCACCTGGCAGGAAGCGCGCAAGATCTACAACCGCAGCCCCTACCTCAAGGCCGCACCCAAGGCGGCCATTGACCCGGCGGCTGGCTCCAGCTATCGCCTGCGGCGCAACCAGCCACAGGGCGGCCTGTGTACGGCGGAGTGTGTGATCGAGATATTGCGCGAATGCGGCGAGGAGGCGGCGGCTGAACGGGTGCAGGCCGCGTTCGAGGCATTTAATCAGGCGCCCTGA
- a CDS encoding Spy/CpxP family protein refolding chaperone, which translates to MNHQGWKKVIAGLGFAAVVAVPTLSVAAGYDYGHGHGHGGKGHRMEQRFERLAEQLSLTEGQIAQIRANHEAGRAEHTALRQREHALREQVRAAMDEGADQAALDSFASALGSLEIQKMQQRDKSRQQFLAVLTDEQKTELEAMKQKHREMREQHLKDRQERRQAREAQQLDS; encoded by the coding sequence ATGAATCATCAAGGCTGGAAGAAAGTTATTGCAGGTCTCGGCTTCGCGGCGGTGGTGGCCGTTCCGACACTGAGTGTGGCCGCGGGCTACGACTACGGACATGGGCACGGGCACGGTGGCAAAGGCCATCGGATGGAGCAGCGCTTCGAGCGGCTGGCCGAACAACTATCCCTGACCGAGGGCCAGATCGCGCAGATCCGCGCCAACCACGAGGCGGGCCGCGCGGAACACACGGCGCTGCGCCAGCGGGAACACGCGCTGCGCGAGCAGGTTCGCGCCGCGATGGACGAGGGCGCCGACCAGGCCGCGCTCGACAGCTTCGCCAGCGCACTGGGTTCGCTGGAAATCCAGAAAATGCAGCAGCGTGATAAAAGCCGCCAGCAGTTCCTGGCCGTGCTCACCGACGAGCAGAAAACCGAACTGGAAGCGATGAAACAGAAGCACAGGGAAATGCGCGAGCAACACCTGAAGGATCGACAGGAACGCCGGCAGGCGCGCGAAGCGCAGCAGCTGGACAGCTGA
- a CDS encoding HlyD family secretion protein, translating to MNTATPIRVAITLLVVSIAALLCWFLWQHYMYSPWTRDGRVQVRVIQIAPDVSGLVRQVAVGDNQLVHKGDLLFVIDQSRFTNAVMQAEADQEAAEAAARSAGADIRIAEASAARARAEFAMREAESSRRARIPQAVSEEIVSNARSSADAAAAALRAARASTERASAGQQQLLANLQRANAALELARLNLQRTEVRAPTDGYITNLNLYPGDYAHTGQAYMALIDRHHLWVYGYFEETKLPRVNVGDRVEVRLMSGLHTEGVVDSIARGIADRDNPTGANLLAEVNPTFSWVRLAQRVPVRVRLDADKLPPDTVLAAGMTATLVLRPE from the coding sequence TTGAACACCGCCACCCCGATTCGCGTCGCAATTACCCTGTTGGTGGTGTCTATCGCCGCGCTGCTGTGCTGGTTCCTGTGGCAGCACTATATGTATTCACCGTGGACTCGCGACGGGCGCGTGCAGGTGCGGGTAATCCAGATAGCACCCGATGTGTCGGGGCTGGTGAGGCAGGTGGCGGTCGGGGACAACCAGCTGGTGCACAAGGGCGACCTGCTGTTTGTCATCGATCAGTCCCGCTTTACCAACGCGGTCATGCAGGCGGAGGCCGACCAGGAGGCGGCCGAAGCCGCTGCCAGATCCGCCGGCGCCGATATCCGGATCGCAGAGGCCAGCGCCGCACGCGCGCGCGCCGAGTTCGCCATGCGCGAGGCGGAATCCAGCCGCCGCGCGCGCATTCCACAGGCGGTTTCCGAAGAGATCGTGAGCAATGCCCGCAGCAGCGCCGATGCCGCCGCCGCCGCGCTGCGGGCCGCCCGCGCCAGCACCGAGCGCGCCAGCGCCGGCCAGCAGCAGTTACTCGCCAACTTGCAGCGTGCCAACGCGGCGCTGGAACTGGCGCGGCTGAACCTGCAGCGCACCGAGGTACGCGCGCCGACCGACGGTTATATCACCAACCTGAACCTCTACCCCGGTGACTACGCGCACACCGGCCAGGCCTATATGGCGTTGATCGACCGCCACCACCTGTGGGTGTACGGCTATTTCGAAGAGACCAAACTGCCCCGCGTGAATGTCGGCGACAGGGTGGAAGTGCGCCTTATGAGCGGGCTGCACACCGAGGGGGTGGTGGACAGTATCGCCCGCGGTATTGCCGATCGGGACAACCCCACCGGTGCAAACCTGCTCGCGGAAGTGAACCCCACTTTCAGCTGGGTGCGCCTAGCTCAGCGGGTGCCGGTGCGGGTGCGGCTGGACGCCGACAAACTGCCGCCCGACACGGTACTCGCCGCGGGCATGACAGCGACACTGGTATTGCGCCCGGAGTGA
- a CDS encoding DUF1656 domain-containing protein yields MPRELAVMGVLFPFLLPVFLLSLALLWALDRLLGRYGLYRYIWHPPLFRVAVFFASFGALGLLAMG; encoded by the coding sequence ATGCCACGTGAGTTGGCCGTGATGGGCGTGTTGTTTCCCTTCCTGCTGCCGGTGTTTCTACTGAGCCTGGCGCTGCTGTGGGCGCTGGACCGGCTGCTCGGGCGCTACGGACTGTACCGGTACATCTGGCACCCACCGCTGTTTCGGGTCGCGGTGTTTTTCGCCAGCTTTGGCGCACTGGGCCTGCTGGCAATGGGGTAG
- a CDS encoding FUSC family protein gives MRAEGPLVAPLQEALQDWAYAAKAALAVFVSGWLAMRLDLEQPATSMITVALVMHPASGMVLAKSFYRTLGTLAGSLVALILMGLFPQQRTLLLVGMALWIGLCAAGSAYFRNFSSYGFVLSGYTVAIVLIPVVNNPLGVFNSAVMRVSEVMLGILVAGVVSGVIFPRRLREALRQQLNSQYSGFLKFVREGLAGTLAQDKLERAHLRFVSETLQVEDLRSSAVFEDAGVRARSPRLRRVNQCFMAVSTSFQSLHHLMNRLRGARHRVVYMRLAPLCERVARPMEGECDATTEAAAMLSSRLGEMRAQLPEAIVTQRHGLESRRELLDFDSGAELLLRCVDELGAYVAAFAALRDSRLLREREHLPFERGTDNVGALLSGLRATAVMLVMGSFWILSGWSHGGTAMILATVFTGLFAGSPDPTAAVRQITLGFVTGMPLAFICQFAVLTRLDGFALMVAGVVPFLLPGLYLTTRTALGGYGTGWVLSFIISLNLHNPMTFNSALVLNEFASQILGVLAAAVAFSLLGNAASNGWLRRRLLQKLRYQVARNCVAPLQGLAQRFDSVTRDLFMQVMQYAGSGAQEWLAMALYVNETGRAVLELRRLQPALPAEQRAVLQRVLGAFARLFGRSVTPPDELLPILDEAMAEIDEPAVLRQLHLLRLALLDCQLAQEGDLPREYPDAT, from the coding sequence ATGCGCGCTGAGGGGCCGCTGGTCGCCCCGCTGCAGGAGGCACTGCAGGACTGGGCTTATGCGGCCAAGGCGGCGCTGGCAGTGTTTGTCAGCGGCTGGCTGGCCATGCGCCTCGACCTGGAACAGCCCGCCACGTCCATGATCACGGTGGCACTGGTGATGCACCCGGCCAGTGGGATGGTGTTGGCCAAGAGCTTTTATCGCACCCTTGGTACGCTGGCAGGTAGCCTGGTGGCGCTTATTCTGATGGGGTTGTTCCCCCAGCAGCGGACGCTGTTGCTTGTCGGGATGGCGCTGTGGATCGGTCTCTGCGCCGCCGGCTCGGCATATTTCCGCAATTTCTCTTCCTACGGCTTCGTGCTTTCCGGTTACACGGTGGCAATCGTGCTGATCCCGGTGGTGAACAACCCGCTGGGTGTCTTCAATTCCGCGGTGATGCGCGTCAGCGAAGTGATGCTCGGCATTCTGGTGGCTGGCGTAGTGAGTGGGGTGATCTTCCCGCGGCGGTTGCGCGAGGCGTTGCGTCAGCAGCTCAATAGCCAGTACAGCGGCTTCCTGAAATTTGTGCGCGAGGGCCTCGCCGGCACTCTGGCGCAGGACAAGCTGGAGCGCGCCCACCTGCGTTTTGTCAGTGAAACGCTACAGGTGGAAGACCTGCGCAGTTCCGCGGTGTTCGAAGACGCCGGCGTGCGCGCGCGCAGCCCGCGGCTGCGCCGGGTCAATCAGTGTTTTATGGCGGTATCCACCAGCTTCCAGAGTCTGCACCACCTGATGAACCGATTGCGCGGCGCCCGGCACCGCGTCGTCTATATGCGCCTGGCACCGCTGTGCGAGAGAGTCGCGCGCCCGATGGAGGGTGAATGCGACGCAACAACGGAGGCAGCGGCTATGCTTTCTTCGCGACTGGGCGAAATGCGCGCACAGCTGCCCGAGGCCATTGTCACCCAGCGGCACGGGCTTGAGTCGCGCCGCGAGCTGCTGGATTTTGACAGTGGCGCCGAACTGCTCCTGCGCTGCGTCGATGAACTGGGTGCCTATGTCGCCGCCTTCGCTGCGCTGCGCGACTCGCGCCTGCTCAGAGAGCGCGAGCATCTGCCCTTCGAGCGCGGTACCGACAACGTCGGGGCGTTACTGAGCGGCCTCCGCGCCACCGCGGTAATGCTGGTGATGGGCAGCTTCTGGATCCTGTCGGGCTGGTCCCACGGCGGCACGGCAATGATCCTGGCGACGGTCTTCACCGGCCTGTTCGCCGGCTCGCCGGATCCGACCGCCGCAGTGCGCCAGATTACGCTGGGCTTTGTCACCGGGATGCCGCTGGCGTTTATCTGCCAGTTTGCGGTGCTGACACGGCTCGATGGTTTTGCGCTGATGGTCGCCGGGGTGGTGCCCTTCCTGCTGCCGGGACTCTACCTGACCACCCGCACCGCGTTGGGCGGTTACGGTACCGGCTGGGTGCTGAGCTTTATCATCTCTCTCAACCTGCACAACCCGATGACATTCAATTCTGCCCTGGTCCTCAATGAATTCGCCAGCCAGATCCTCGGTGTACTGGCTGCGGCTGTGGCGTTCAGCCTGCTCGGCAACGCCGCCAGCAACGGTTGGCTGCGGCGGCGGTTGTTGCAAAAGCTGCGCTACCAGGTGGCGCGCAACTGCGTGGCGCCCCTGCAGGGGCTGGCGCAGCGTTTCGACAGCGTGACCCGCGACCTGTTTATGCAGGTCATGCAGTATGCCGGCAGCGGTGCGCAGGAGTGGCTGGCCATGGCGCTGTATGTCAATGAGACCGGGCGCGCAGTGCTGGAGCTGCGGCGCCTGCAGCCGGCACTGCCGGCGGAGCAGCGCGCGGTGTTGCAACGGGTACTGGGGGCCTTCGCGCGGCTGTTCGGCCGCAGTGTGACGCCGCCCGACGAGTTACTGCCGATCCTCGACGAGGCTATGGCCGAGATCGATGAGCCCGCGGTGCTGCGGCAGCTGCACCTGCTGCGCCTGGCACTGCTGGACTGCCAGCTGGCGCAAGAAGGGGATTTGCCCCGGGAGTACCCTGATGCCACGTGA
- a CDS encoding TonB family protein, whose translation MKKIISVVFTGLLAACASTVTPPPRPAPADQVRVRPIVKVHPYYPQQMRDARVEGWVLMNLKVNNIGRVTEVEVVDASPDSGFQQAARTAARKWIYKPAQDRRSFYVMALVDFSLPQH comes from the coding sequence ATGAAAAAAATAATAAGCGTTGTATTCACCGGCCTACTGGCCGCCTGTGCCAGCACCGTCACCCCGCCGCCGCGCCCGGCACCGGCGGATCAGGTCCGCGTACGCCCGATCGTCAAGGTACACCCCTATTACCCGCAGCAGATGCGGGATGCGAGAGTGGAGGGGTGGGTATTGATGAACCTGAAGGTCAACAATATCGGCCGCGTCACCGAAGTCGAGGTTGTCGATGCCAGTCCGGATAGCGGCTTTCAGCAGGCCGCGCGTACCGCCGCACGCAAGTGGATCTATAAACCCGCGCAGGATCGGCGGTCATTTTACGTCATGGCCCTGGTCGATTTTTCGCTGCCGCAACACTGA
- a CDS encoding dienelactone hydrolase family protein, which translates to MCDEKSNRDIEDYYRRNKISRRDFGRISMGAALAMALPLSACAGDGQKVVASNVNIKTPDGEADAYFVHPAEGRHPAVVMWPDIFGMRPAFRQMGKRLAEAGYAVLVVNPYYRNTHKQLVPDDATVIDPELRQKIWPRARELAGTLSPQTCVTDGRAFIAFLDKQPSVDTARKAGVMGYCMTGSYAFRMAADMPARIGAGASFHGGGLVTDKPDSPHLLIPRIKADFLVAIAANDDERDPKAKDVLREAFDRADASAEIEVYPGTLHGWCPPDSAAYNPAQAERAWGQMLQLFARTLNT; encoded by the coding sequence ATGTGCGACGAAAAGAGCAACAGGGATATTGAGGACTATTACCGCCGCAACAAGATCAGCCGGCGGGATTTTGGCCGGATCAGCATGGGCGCCGCACTGGCGATGGCATTGCCGCTGTCGGCCTGTGCCGGCGACGGGCAAAAGGTGGTGGCGTCAAATGTGAATATCAAAACGCCGGATGGCGAGGCCGATGCCTATTTTGTGCACCCCGCCGAGGGGCGGCACCCGGCCGTGGTCATGTGGCCGGATATCTTCGGTATGCGCCCCGCCTTCCGCCAGATGGGCAAGCGCCTGGCCGAGGCCGGCTACGCCGTACTGGTGGTCAATCCCTACTACCGCAATACCCATAAACAGCTGGTCCCCGACGACGCCACGGTGATCGATCCCGAATTGCGTCAGAAGATCTGGCCCCGGGCGCGGGAACTGGCCGGCACCCTGTCGCCGCAGACCTGTGTGACCGATGGTCGCGCCTTTATCGCATTTCTGGACAAACAGCCGTCGGTAGATACCGCCAGGAAGGCCGGGGTGATGGGCTATTGCATGACCGGCTCTTACGCCTTTCGCATGGCCGCGGATATGCCGGCGCGTATTGGTGCCGGAGCCTCTTTCCACGGCGGTGGCCTGGTTACTGACAAGCCCGACAGCCCGCACCTGCTGATTCCCCGGATCAAGGCCGATTTCCTGGTCGCCATTGCCGCGAACGACGACGAGCGTGACCCGAAGGCCAAGGATGTGCTACGCGAGGCCTTTGACCGCGCGGATGCATCGGCGGAGATCGAGGTCTACCCGGGTACGCTGCACGGCTGGTGCCCGCCGGACTCTGCCGCCTACAACCCGGCGCAGGCGGAACGCGCCTGGGGACAGATGTTGCAACTGTTCGCGCGCACACTCAACACATAG
- a CDS encoding flavin reductase family protein, with protein sequence MSESMYFYEPHKGHGLPHDPFNALIAPRPIGWISSQDSAGNLNLAPYSFFNAFNYHPPIIGFASVGEKDSLRNIRETGEFCWNLVTRPLAEAMNETSAAVAAEVDEYALAGLETAASTVVGTPRVAASPVAMECKLSQILQLSGADGTRVDTWVVFGEVVGVHIAEHLLEQGVYNTAAAQPVMRAGGPADYFGVDAQQVFQLFRPQ encoded by the coding sequence ATGTCAGAGTCCATGTATTTTTACGAGCCGCACAAAGGGCACGGCCTGCCCCATGATCCGTTCAACGCACTGATCGCACCGCGGCCGATCGGTTGGATTTCCTCGCAGGACAGCGCGGGCAATCTGAACCTGGCGCCGTACAGCTTCTTCAATGCGTTCAATTACCACCCGCCGATTATCGGGTTCGCCAGCGTGGGCGAAAAGGATTCACTGCGCAATATCCGCGAAACCGGTGAATTCTGCTGGAACCTGGTGACCCGGCCGCTGGCCGAGGCGATGAATGAGACTTCGGCGGCGGTGGCCGCCGAGGTGGATGAATACGCTCTGGCCGGGCTGGAGACCGCCGCCTCCACTGTTGTTGGCACGCCGCGCGTGGCCGCGAGCCCGGTGGCCATGGAGTGTAAATTGAGCCAGATACTACAGCTGAGCGGCGCCGACGGCACCCGTGTGGACACCTGGGTAGTCTTCGGGGAAGTGGTGGGTGTGCATATCGCCGAGCACCTGCTGGAACAGGGAGTCTATAACACCGCCGCCGCGCAGCCGGTGATGCGTGCCGGCGGCCCGGCAGATTACTTCGGGGTGGATGCGCAACAGGTTTTTCAACTGTTCCGGCCACAGTAA
- a CDS encoding MBL fold metallo-hydrolase — MRSMFAALFTTLLTCALPAAADDNAIPPLDPDKGYVEPFQLFDNVYYVGDKWISAYVIKTSAGLILVDTLEAPYGRWIPGNMRKLGLDPAALKIILVTHGHSDHLSGAQYLQSHFGSRVLMSAADLSLAKAQAAKSRKQESGAFTLPKFELVKRDGREVTLGDTTVKLYLTPGHTPGSMSVDFFARLGDKRYRAFIVGGMGTNFEGRERAEQYLASVHRIRQLAAREPRVQVNLTNHPRMCQLFERKARAEREGVEKVFVDAGNFSALLDTLEQRGRDKLEAIASAQVSE; from the coding sequence ATGCGCTCAATGTTCGCCGCCCTGTTCACCACACTACTGACCTGTGCCCTGCCCGCAGCTGCCGACGACAACGCCATTCCGCCGTTGGATCCGGACAAAGGTTATGTGGAACCCTTCCAGCTATTCGACAATGTCTACTATGTTGGCGACAAATGGATCTCTGCCTATGTCATTAAAACCAGCGCCGGGCTGATTCTGGTCGATACCCTGGAGGCGCCGTACGGCCGCTGGATTCCCGGCAACATGCGCAAGCTGGGCCTGGATCCCGCAGCGCTCAAAATCATCCTGGTCACCCACGGGCACTCGGACCACCTGTCCGGTGCACAGTACTTGCAGTCGCATTTCGGCAGCCGGGTATTGATGAGCGCCGCCGACCTGTCATTGGCTAAAGCACAGGCGGCGAAGAGCCGGAAGCAGGAGTCTGGAGCCTTCACGCTGCCGAAGTTCGAACTTGTCAAACGCGACGGGCGGGAGGTGACCCTGGGCGATACGACCGTCAAACTCTACCTGACACCGGGCCACACGCCGGGCTCCATGTCGGTGGACTTCTTCGCCCGACTGGGGGACAAGCGCTACCGCGCGTTTATTGTCGGCGGCATGGGTACCAATTTCGAGGGACGCGAGCGCGCCGAGCAGTATCTGGCCAGCGTTCACCGCATCCGCCAGCTCGCTGCCCGGGAACCCAGAGTACAGGTAAACCTCACCAACCATCCGCGCATGTGTCAGTTGTTCGAGCGTAAGGCGCGCGCGGAGCGCGAAGGTGTAGAAAAGGTCTTTGTCGATGCGGGCAATTTTTCCGCGCTGCTGGATACCCTGGAACAACGCGGCCGCGACAAGCTGGAAGCCATAGCCAGTGCGCAGGTATCGGAGTGA